The following coding sequences lie in one Daphnia pulex isolate KAP4 chromosome 1, ASM2113471v1 genomic window:
- the LOC124188863 gene encoding dihydrolipoyllysine-residue acetyltransferase component of pyruvate dehydrogenase complex, mitochondrial-like has product MFRSSLVRKACVAKITLENATKTRAARKLSTVVFQKDISRRGETYVDKSTGYSTVSIITGLHKTSVRMYASGTLPSHKRVELPALSPTMESGTLISWEKQEGDKLNEGDLLAEIETDKATMGFETPEEGYLAKIMIPAGSKDVPIGKLVCIIVEKAEDVAAFKDFKDDGAAVAAPPASQQPEIITPSQSSVATAAPVPSSTAATSSERVFASPLAKKMAAEKGISLASVSGGSGFEGSITAKDLDKLSVAPKPVAAVPPTAAAPIQAVAGQKYTDLPVTNIRGVIAKRLLQSKQSIPHYYLTVDVTMDSVLSLRQEFNALLGKDGAKLSVNDFVIKAAALACRKVPEVNSSWQETFIRQYDTVDISVAVSTDRGLITPIVFNAERKGLASISADVRTLAGKARDGKLQPHEFQGGTFSISNLGMFGVRNFTAIINPPQSCILAVGGTEKRLVVDASAEQGFRAANVMTVTLSSDHRVVDGAVGAQWLAAFKSYLEKPSTMLL; this is encoded by the exons ATGTTCCGATCATCGTTAGTTCGAAAGGCTTGTGTTGCAAAGATTACTTTGGAAAATGCAACGAAAACACGAGCTGCAAGGAAACTTTCGACGGTTGTGTTTCAGAAGGATATTTCAAG ACGTGGAGAAACATATGTTGACAAGAGCACTGGGTATTCAACAGTCTCTATCATAACTGGACTCCATAAAACATCAGTAAGGATGTATGCCAGTGGTACACTTCCTTCCCATAAAAGAGTTGAACTGCCCGCATTGTCTCCTACCATGGAATCTGGAACTCTTATTAGTTGGGAAAAGCAAGAAG gtGACAAACTTAATGAGGGAGACCTTCTAGCTGAAATTGAAACCGATAAGGCCACTATGGGATTTGAAACTCCAGAAGAAGGATACTTGGCTAAAATTATGATCCCTGCTGGCTCCAAAGATGTTCCAATTGGAAAATTGGTTTGCATCATTGTTGAAAAGGCTGAAGATGTAGCAGCTTTCAAAGATTTCAAAGACGATggggctgctgttgctgctccaCCAGCTTCTCAACAACCAGAAATCATTACTCCATCTCAATCATCAGTTGCTACAGCTG CTCCAGTACCCTCATCCACCGCCGCAACTTCTTCTGAGAGGGTATTTGCGTCACCATTGGctaaaaaaatggctgccgaGAAAGGAATTTCATTGGCATCTGTATCTGGTGGTTCAGGATTCGAAGGATCGATCACAGCTAAAGACCTTGATAAATTGTCTGTGGCTCCGAAACCCGTTGCTGCAGTTCCACCAACTGCAGCTGCTCCTATTCAAGCAGTTGCTGGACAAAAATATACGGATCTTCCTGTAACTAATATCCGTGGTGTTATCGCAAAACGTTTACTACAGTCCAAACAATCTATCCCTCATTATTATTTGACG GTGGACGTTACCATGGATTCAGTACTTTCACTTCGTCAGGAATTTAATGCACTACTAGGAAAGGATGGGGCCAAGCTGAGTGTTAACGATTTTGTCATTAAAGCTGCTGCTCTAGCTTGCCGTAAAGTTCCTGAAGTAAATTCATCGTGGCAAGAAACTTTCATTAGACA GTATGACACGGTGGATATTAGTGTAGCCGTGAGCACAGATCGTGGTCTTATTACACCTATCGTCTTTAATGCTGAGAGAAAAGGTCTCGCTTCTATCAGTGCTGATGTACGCACATTAGCTGGCAAAGCTCGCGATGGAAAACTTCAGCCCCACGAATTTCAG gGCGGCACTTTTTCCATCTCGAACCTTGGAATGTTTGGAGTTCGAAATTTCACTGCCATCATAAACCCACCCCAGTCATGCATTCTGGCAGTTGGAGGAACTGAAAAACGACTGGTAGTTGATGCATCCGCTGAGCAAGGTTTCCGTGCTGCCAATGTCATGACTGTGACGTTGAGTAGCGACCATCGTGTTGTGGATGGTGCAGTCGGCGCCCAGTGGCTGGCTGCTTTCAAGAGTTACCTTGAAAAGCCTAGCACAATgcttttgtaa